The following are encoded in a window of Psychrobacter sp. P11F6 genomic DNA:
- a CDS encoding GNAT family N-acetyltransferase, whose protein sequence is MNKNIIDKNNSERESVFLRQAQADDISALEQLLNRCYRETAGWTNEADLIGGIRTTSAELAAVINDPNHYYFVYPKTTTGDRDGEETGEILGCIAVDIKTDADSNNKAYIGMFAVDPELQGHGVGNVILQAAETFATRHLQSDGQAAAKNTARLTMSILSHRPELLAYYQRRGYELNGNKMPFPNDGNNGEPKREDLELLELEKIVH, encoded by the coding sequence ATGAATAAAAATATTATAGATAAAAATAACTCGGAGAGAGAGTCCGTGTTTTTGCGACAAGCGCAAGCCGATGATATTAGTGCACTTGAGCAATTATTAAATCGCTGTTATCGCGAGACCGCAGGTTGGACCAATGAGGCGGATTTAATTGGTGGTATTCGAACCACGTCAGCCGAGCTCGCTGCCGTAATTAATGACCCTAATCACTATTACTTTGTCTATCCAAAAACGACAACGGGTGACCGTGATGGAGAGGAAACGGGTGAGATACTTGGTTGTATCGCTGTCGATATCAAAACCGATGCTGATTCAAACAACAAAGCCTATATCGGTATGTTTGCGGTAGATCCAGAGCTGCAGGGGCATGGCGTTGGCAATGTGATTTTGCAAGCGGCAGAAACCTTTGCTACTCGTCATCTACAGTCAGATGGGCAAGCAGCAGCTAAAAACACTGCGCGTTTGACCATGTCTATCTTAAGTCATCGTCCTGAGCTGTTGGCTTACTATCAGCGCCGAGGTTATGAGTTAAATGGTAATAAAATGCCATTTCCAAATGACGGTAATAATGGCGAGCCAAAGCGTGAAGATTTAGAATTATTGGAGTTGGAAAAAATAGTTCATTAA
- the uvrA gene encoding excinuclease ABC subunit UvrA codes for MAHEYIKVRGARTHNLKNIDLDIPRDKFVVITGLSGSGKSSLAFDTLYAEGQRRYVESLSAYARQFLSQMEKPDVDSIEGLSPAIAIEQKSTNHNPRSTVGTITEIYDYLRLLYARIGTPFCPEHGEPMVAQSVTEMVDQVMALPDDTKIMILAPVIRERKGEHTVLLEQLIGQGFVRVRVDGDVYDTDELPTLDKKKKHTIEVVVDRFKVRDDLGNRVAESLETALRLGQGLVTLHFMDGNPKEGGDDNQVMSAKHSCPVCDRAVPELEPRMFSFNNPYGACPSCDGLGKRQYFAAEKLITHHEKSLNQGAINGWDKRHAYYFGLLSTVCNHFKIDMDAPWQDLTKVQQDLIMQGSGKEKLTFNFTDERGRKTNKTVSFEGVLPYLERRYAKTQSNLVRDELAKYLADTTCNVCDGARLNEISRNVRVDDQTIAQIVKLSIGDAAEYYKTIKISGHKGEVAEKIFKEINERLNFLVSVGLDYLSLARSAETLSGGEAQRIRLASQIGAGLMGVMYVLDEPSIGLHQRDNDRLLKTLTRLRDLGNTVLVVEHDEDAIRQADHVIDIGIGAGVHGGHIIAQGTVDDIMANKDSLTGQYMSGKKRIEIPAIRHKAKTTDMEVKGKAKPKQVPMTIELKGASGNNLDDVDLTIPIGIMTCVTGVSGSGKSTLINRTLMPLAATQLNNASTLIADKHESISGLEHLDKMVDIDQSPIGRTPRSNPATYTGVFTPVREMFAQTQEARARGYKPGRFSFNVKGGRCEMCQGDGLIKVEMHFLPDMYVPCDTCEGKRYNRETLEIHYKGKNIADVLDMTVEDATEFFSAIPAIYRRLQALMDVGLSYIRLGQSAPTLSGGEAQRVKLARELAKRDTGQTLYILDEPTTGLHFHDIDKLLHILHALRDKGNTIVVIEHNLDVIKTADWVIDLGPEGGKGGGMIIAEGTPEQVAEVTESYTGIFLKPMLEQGMKEVS; via the coding sequence ATGGCACACGAGTATATTAAGGTTCGCGGCGCACGCACTCATAATCTAAAAAATATCGATTTAGACATTCCACGCGACAAGTTTGTGGTGATTACTGGTTTATCAGGTTCTGGTAAATCGTCATTGGCATTCGACACACTTTATGCCGAAGGGCAACGTCGTTATGTCGAGAGTCTATCGGCGTATGCGCGTCAATTCCTCTCGCAAATGGAAAAACCTGACGTCGATAGTATCGAGGGCTTATCCCCTGCGATTGCTATCGAGCAAAAATCGACCAACCATAACCCACGCTCAACGGTCGGGACGATTACCGAGATTTATGACTATTTGCGTCTGCTCTATGCGCGTATCGGTACGCCCTTTTGCCCTGAGCATGGCGAGCCAATGGTCGCGCAGTCGGTCACTGAAATGGTCGATCAAGTCATGGCGTTGCCAGATGACACCAAAATCATGATCTTAGCTCCAGTGATTCGTGAGCGTAAAGGTGAACATACGGTTTTACTTGAGCAATTAATTGGTCAAGGATTTGTACGTGTGCGTGTCGATGGCGATGTCTACGATACTGACGAGCTACCGACACTCGATAAAAAGAAAAAACATACCATCGAAGTGGTGGTTGACCGCTTTAAAGTCCGTGATGACTTAGGTAACCGCGTCGCTGAAAGTCTAGAGACGGCGCTACGTCTAGGACAAGGTCTGGTCACGCTGCACTTTATGGATGGCAATCCAAAAGAAGGCGGCGATGACAATCAAGTCATGTCAGCCAAGCATTCATGCCCTGTGTGTGATCGTGCCGTACCTGAGCTTGAGCCACGTATGTTCAGTTTTAACAACCCATATGGCGCTTGCCCAAGCTGTGACGGTCTTGGTAAACGTCAATACTTCGCGGCTGAAAAACTGATTACTCATCATGAAAAATCGCTCAATCAAGGGGCGATTAATGGTTGGGATAAACGTCATGCCTACTACTTTGGTTTGCTCTCTACCGTCTGCAATCACTTCAAAATTGATATGGATGCGCCGTGGCAAGATCTGACCAAAGTGCAGCAAGACCTCATCATGCAAGGCTCTGGTAAAGAGAAGCTGACCTTTAACTTTACCGATGAGCGCGGTCGTAAAACAAATAAAACCGTATCATTTGAAGGGGTGCTGCCTTATTTAGAGCGCCGTTATGCCAAAACTCAAAGTAACCTTGTCCGTGATGAGCTGGCTAAATATTTAGCGGATACCACTTGTAACGTCTGTGATGGTGCACGCCTCAATGAGATTTCACGCAATGTCCGCGTTGATGACCAAACCATCGCTCAAATCGTGAAGTTGTCTATCGGTGATGCGGCTGAATATTATAAGACTATTAAAATTAGCGGTCATAAAGGCGAAGTCGCGGAAAAAATCTTTAAAGAGATTAATGAGCGTCTAAACTTTCTCGTTAGTGTCGGACTTGATTATCTATCCCTTGCCCGCTCTGCTGAAACCCTATCAGGCGGTGAAGCACAGCGTATCCGTCTTGCCAGCCAAATTGGCGCAGGTCTGATGGGCGTGATGTATGTACTTGATGAGCCGTCCATCGGTCTGCATCAGCGCGATAATGATCGCTTGCTCAAAACCCTAACGCGCTTGCGTGATTTGGGTAATACTGTACTGGTCGTTGAGCATGATGAAGATGCGATTCGGCAAGCGGATCACGTCATCGATATCGGTATCGGCGCAGGTGTACATGGCGGTCATATTATCGCTCAAGGTACGGTCGATGACATCATGGCAAACAAAGATTCGCTAACTGGACAATATATGTCTGGTAAGAAGAGAATCGAGATTCCAGCCATTCGTCATAAAGCCAAAACGACCGATATGGAAGTCAAAGGTAAAGCCAAACCCAAACAAGTTCCGATGACGATTGAGCTAAAAGGTGCCTCAGGTAATAACTTGGATGATGTAGATTTGACCATTCCCATTGGTATTATGACTTGTGTGACTGGTGTCTCAGGTTCGGGCAAATCAACTTTGATCAACCGTACCTTAATGCCATTAGCAGCAACCCAGTTAAATAATGCCTCAACGCTTATCGCTGATAAACATGAGAGTATTAGTGGTCTTGAGCATTTGGATAAAATGGTCGATATCGATCAAAGCCCGATTGGTCGTACGCCGCGCTCAAACCCAGCGACTTATACCGGTGTGTTTACGCCGGTACGTGAGATGTTTGCCCAAACTCAAGAAGCGCGTGCTCGTGGTTATAAGCCGGGCCGCTTTAGTTTCAACGTCAAAGGCGGACGCTGTGAGATGTGCCAAGGTGATGGTCTTATAAAGGTTGAGATGCATTTCTTACCTGATATGTATGTGCCATGTGATACCTGTGAAGGTAAGCGCTATAACCGCGAGACCTTAGAGATTCACTATAAAGGTAAAAATATTGCCGATGTCCTAGATATGACCGTCGAAGATGCCACTGAATTCTTCTCAGCCATTCCAGCGATTTATCGTCGTCTGCAAGCTTTGATGGATGTTGGTCTTAGCTATATTCGTTTAGGTCAGTCTGCGCCAACGCTATCAGGCGGTGAAGCGCAACGTGTCAAACTGGCGCGTGAGCTTGCCAAACGCGATACGGGACAGACGCTCTATATCTTGGATGAGCCGACCACTGGTTTGCATTTCCATGATATCGATAAGCTGCTGCATATCTTACATGCCCTACGCGATAAAGGTAATACCATCGTGGTCATCGAGCACAATCTTGACGTCATCAAAACGGCTGATTGGGTGATTGATCTTGGCCCTGAAGGCGGTAAAGGTGGCGGTATGATCATCGCTGAAGGCACACCTGAACAAGTAGCTGAAGTCACAGAATCCTACACGGGGATATTCTTAAAGCCGATGCTAGAGCAAGGCATGAAAGAAGTCAGCTAA
- a CDS encoding M48 family metallopeptidase has translation MTSFHNIKNALLLTTITTLAGCTTVADMAGYDTATLNTDAAKSYSQVVSKASSQGAVDNTSATAIRVKNVFNRMKPYAVRANTTGVPFDWQVTVIRSPELNAWAMPGGKMAFYTGIVEKLQLTDAEIAAIMGHEMTHALSEHSKKDAGQKILTGLALQLGGAELQSRTGLSDDALGLISDYGLDKPFSRSQESQADAGGLRLMAQAGYNPESAVAVWQKMEAANGRSNALATLMSTHPNSGQRIAKIQALLPEVTPVYQAAAKAPANATSGATTGVTTRTIKRK, from the coding sequence ATGACCAGTTTTCATAACATAAAAAATGCTCTATTGCTGACTACTATTACTACTTTAGCAGGGTGTACTACGGTCGCCGATATGGCAGGGTACGATACGGCTACATTAAATACTGATGCGGCTAAAAGTTACTCTCAAGTGGTCTCTAAAGCCAGTAGTCAAGGCGCGGTAGATAATACTTCTGCTACCGCTATTCGAGTGAAAAACGTCTTTAATCGTATGAAGCCCTACGCCGTTCGCGCTAATACAACAGGCGTTCCTTTTGATTGGCAGGTCACGGTTATACGTTCACCTGAATTAAACGCTTGGGCAATGCCGGGTGGTAAGATGGCTTTTTATACCGGTATTGTAGAAAAGCTACAGTTAACAGATGCAGAGATCGCGGCAATCATGGGACACGAAATGACCCATGCGTTATCTGAGCACAGTAAAAAGGATGCTGGGCAAAAAATTCTGACCGGCTTAGCGCTGCAGTTAGGTGGTGCCGAACTACAGTCAAGAACAGGGTTAAGTGATGATGCGTTGGGTTTGATTAGTGACTACGGACTTGATAAGCCATTTTCTCGTAGTCAAGAGTCACAAGCCGATGCGGGTGGTCTACGCTTAATGGCGCAGGCAGGCTACAATCCAGAATCTGCCGTTGCAGTATGGCAAAAAATGGAGGCTGCCAATGGTCGTAGCAACGCTCTAGCCACGTTGATGTCTACCCATCCAAACTCTGGGCAGCGTATCGCTAAAATTCAGGCACTCTTACCTGAGGTTACGCCCGTTTATCAAGCGGCGGCTAAAGCACCTGCTAACGCAACTAGTGGGGCAACGACTGGAGTAACGACTAGAACCATTAAACGTAAATAA
- the gorA gene encoding glutathione-disulfide reductase, which yields MTKHYDYIAIGGGSGGIASINRAASYGKKCAIIEANQLGGTCVNLGCVPKKVMWYGAQIAEAIHKYAPDYGFDVDVKGFDFQKLVQSRQQYIENIHRSYDNNLAKNGVEVIKGFAKFVNTNTVEVNGELITADHILIATGGHPIQPDIKGAEYGIDSDGFFALNHLPKRVAIVGAGYIAVEIAGVLNSLGAEVHLYVRQHSPLRSFDHSVVEALLIEMEQDGIQLHTNTTLTEVNKNEDGSLTLCTENGSLDTTDCLIWAIGRAPSIDNINLQVTGVETTKFGKIKVDKFQNTNVKNIYAVGDIIENSVDLTPVAIAAGRRLSERLFNNKPNEHLDYTLIPTVIFTHPAIGTIGLSEIDAVERYGKENIKCYKSTFTSMYSAVTQHRQKCMMKLVCLGDEEKVIGLHGLGFGVDEMIQGFAVAIKMGATKADFDNTVAIHPTGSEEFVTMR from the coding sequence ATGACAAAACATTATGACTATATCGCCATTGGCGGCGGTAGCGGTGGCATTGCTTCAATCAACCGTGCGGCGAGCTATGGCAAAAAATGTGCCATTATCGAAGCCAACCAACTGGGCGGCACTTGTGTGAATTTGGGCTGCGTTCCCAAAAAAGTGATGTGGTATGGCGCGCAAATTGCCGAGGCGATTCATAAATATGCGCCAGATTATGGCTTTGATGTGGATGTTAAAGGTTTTGACTTTCAAAAACTGGTGCAGAGCCGTCAACAATATATCGAAAACATTCATCGCTCTTATGATAATAATTTGGCCAAAAATGGCGTAGAAGTGATCAAAGGCTTTGCCAAATTTGTCAATACCAATACCGTAGAAGTGAATGGTGAGCTGATTACCGCTGACCATATTTTGATTGCCACAGGCGGTCACCCGATTCAGCCAGATATCAAGGGCGCAGAATACGGCATCGACTCTGACGGCTTTTTTGCGTTGAATCATTTGCCAAAACGCGTGGCAATTGTGGGAGCAGGATATATCGCTGTTGAAATCGCAGGCGTGTTGAACAGTTTAGGCGCTGAGGTGCATCTGTATGTACGCCAGCACTCGCCGCTGCGCTCATTTGATCACAGTGTGGTAGAGGCGTTGCTGATAGAGATGGAGCAAGACGGTATTCAATTGCATACCAATACCACGCTCACGGAAGTCAATAAAAACGAAGATGGCAGCCTGACTTTGTGTACTGAAAATGGCAGCTTAGACACGACAGATTGCTTGATTTGGGCGATCGGTCGTGCGCCATCGATAGACAATATCAACCTGCAAGTGACAGGGGTAGAGACGACCAAGTTTGGCAAAATTAAAGTCGATAAGTTTCAAAATACCAATGTTAAGAACATCTATGCGGTCGGCGATATTATCGAAAACAGTGTGGATTTGACGCCAGTAGCTATTGCCGCCGGTCGCCGCTTATCCGAGCGCTTGTTTAACAACAAACCTAATGAGCATTTGGACTATACGTTGATACCGACGGTTATCTTTACCCATCCTGCTATTGGTACGATTGGCTTGTCTGAAATCGACGCGGTTGAGCGCTATGGCAAAGAAAATATCAAATGTTATAAATCGACCTTTACCTCGATGTATAGCGCGGTGACCCAGCATCGTCAGAAGTGTATGATGAAACTGGTATGCTTGGGCGATGAGGAAAAAGTCATTGGTCTACACGGTCTTGGCTTTGGTGTTGATGAGATGATTCAGGGCTTTGCCGTCGCCATCAAAATGGGCGCGACTAAAGCGGACTTTGACAATACGGTTGCCATTCACCCAACTGGATCAGAAGAGTTTGTGACAATGCGCTAG
- a CDS encoding DUF2846 domain-containing protein: protein MLKKIAFLTITSILFAGCASVPTENIEVSSVLKQVKAPSANNAGLYIYRSNSVVGGALKKDVWVDDECIGETARGTFFYHEVLGNMQHKVSTESEFSPNDLMIDTTAGNNYFVKQYIKPGLIVGGAGVKLVPESEGREAIADLKLGIKGTCSK from the coding sequence ATGCTAAAAAAAATCGCTTTTCTAACGATTACATCAATACTATTTGCCGGTTGTGCTTCTGTACCCACTGAAAATATCGAAGTATCTAGCGTACTCAAGCAAGTGAAAGCACCTAGTGCCAACAATGCTGGTCTATATATTTATCGTAGCAATAGTGTGGTGGGTGGGGCTCTAAAGAAAGATGTGTGGGTAGATGATGAATGTATTGGTGAAACTGCACGGGGCACTTTTTTCTATCATGAAGTACTGGGCAATATGCAGCACAAAGTTTCTACCGAATCTGAATTTTCTCCTAACGATTTAATGATTGATACTACAGCGGGTAATAACTACTTTGTAAAACAATATATTAAGCCAGGTTTAATTGTTGGTGGTGCGGGTGTTAAACTGGTACCTGAAAGTGAAGGCAGGGAAGCAATCGCTGACCTCAAACTCGGCATAAAAGGGACTTGTAGCAAGTAG
- a CDS encoding P-loop NTPase fold protein has protein sequence MANVENLEKRFLELVDTKKPWAIALTGEWGIGKTHFWKEFYKKNHKDLGVSKYSYVSLFGVDSIDALKFEIALSTHATTQQKDYATGLKSIFKKGLDAIDLPKIEGTGVTLSLGKGLISSAITSIIGDTLICIDDIERLSKNLDIKDVMGLVNHLSLEKNCKVVVILHEGKADKDFIEYKEKVFDEVLTLDNSLSIIKEIIINNELFPIYENFYQTMDIKNIRFYQRVERTFKAILDNSDDDLSFTSKQQILEALLIIRMAHDMPSTFDNTIDFDFFVKSFSSPKVDELRGYDFDLAFKLDENRLDDEEKVEVARKFKVMDDVISQFYSYFELSGWNKIITDLLINLDAESDVIEELSRSDRLTETQLESDREKQDLMAEYRNLNSDQSFNQRLFDNIKDRIDREAFPNLSFHYNILEKNGSSELANQFEELVKQYIEERVKKGPEEWFIGDYYLRTPVTPDIFYNFLLQTINDQKKGLALNTDASTLSEIFMRFCKHGNDSEDFFEAIQKISKENFSSVVWQPLDDGIDRIRYIRELLKHPAFKVEIAKFNNEDRIDTAIWHYQELVNAQKPFAFIHQPVIIQSKLNEVKRWTLELLQERSVEKPNSKAAIEHLLELTNNLDNV, from the coding sequence ATGGCAAATGTAGAAAATCTTGAGAAACGATTTTTAGAGCTTGTCGATACTAAAAAACCTTGGGCTATTGCACTGACTGGCGAATGGGGAATTGGTAAGACTCATTTTTGGAAAGAGTTTTACAAGAAAAACCATAAAGATTTAGGAGTCAGTAAATATTCTTATGTTTCGCTATTTGGCGTTGATTCAATAGATGCTTTGAAGTTCGAGATTGCACTTAGCACTCATGCTACTACTCAACAGAAGGACTACGCTACTGGACTAAAAAGCATATTTAAGAAAGGATTGGATGCTATAGACTTACCAAAAATTGAAGGTACAGGTGTCACTTTGTCTCTCGGTAAAGGCTTAATTAGCAGTGCCATTACCAGTATTATTGGAGACACGTTGATTTGCATTGACGATATTGAAAGGCTATCTAAAAACCTAGACATTAAAGATGTGATGGGTTTAGTAAATCATTTAAGCTTAGAAAAAAACTGTAAAGTAGTAGTGATATTACATGAAGGTAAAGCAGACAAAGATTTTATAGAATATAAGGAAAAAGTGTTTGATGAAGTGTTAACTTTAGATAACTCACTATCTATCATCAAAGAGATAATCATAAATAATGAGCTTTTTCCTATATATGAAAATTTTTATCAAACTATGGACATCAAAAATATAAGGTTTTACCAGCGAGTTGAAAGAACTTTCAAAGCTATACTAGATAATTCAGACGATGACCTGTCTTTCACTAGTAAACAACAAATTTTGGAAGCTCTTTTAATTATACGTATGGCTCATGATATGCCTTCTACTTTTGACAATACTATCGATTTCGATTTCTTTGTGAAATCATTCAGCTCACCTAAAGTCGATGAGCTTCGTGGTTATGACTTTGATCTTGCATTCAAATTAGATGAAAATAGATTAGATGATGAAGAGAAAGTTGAAGTAGCAAGAAAATTCAAAGTAATGGATGATGTTATTTCTCAGTTTTATAGCTACTTTGAACTGTCAGGCTGGAATAAAATAATAACAGACTTACTCATCAACTTAGATGCAGAAAGTGATGTTATCGAAGAATTAAGTCGATCAGATAGACTCACAGAAACTCAATTAGAAAGCGATAGAGAAAAGCAAGATTTGATGGCTGAATATCGTAATTTAAACTCAGATCAAAGCTTCAATCAGAGACTGTTTGACAATATTAAAGATAGAATAGACAGAGAAGCATTCCCTAATTTAAGCTTCCATTATAATATACTCGAAAAAAATGGTTCTTCTGAGTTAGCCAACCAATTTGAAGAGTTAGTGAAACAATATATAGAAGAGAGAGTTAAGAAAGGACCAGAAGAGTGGTTTATAGGAGATTATTATCTTAGAACTCCAGTAACTCCCGATATTTTTTATAACTTTCTTTTGCAAACAATTAATGATCAAAAAAAGGGACTGGCTCTAAATACTGATGCTAGTACCCTATCCGAAATTTTTATGCGATTTTGCAAACATGGAAATGATAGTGAGGATTTTTTTGAAGCTATACAAAAGATTAGTAAAGAAAATTTCAGTTCTGTTGTTTGGCAACCGCTTGATGATGGAATAGATAGAATTAGATATATTCGAGAATTGCTAAAACACCCTGCTTTTAAAGTTGAGATTGCCAAATTTAACAACGAAGATAGAATTGATACAGCGATTTGGCATTATCAAGAGCTGGTAAATGCTCAAAAGCCATTTGCTTTTATCCATCAACCAGTTATTATTCAAAGCAAGTTAAATGAAGTTAAGCGATGGACTCTAGAATTGCTTCAAGAAAGAAGTGTAGAAAAGCCTAACAGCAAAGCAGCTATCGAGCATCTTTTAGAGCTTACGAATAACTTAGATAATGTGTAA
- a CDS encoding threonine/serine ThrE exporter family protein, which produces MTSISYVKQQRITRLCVRCGLLLMQYGAESAVVVDLSKRLGLALGMNSVECSLNFNAITLTTICDERCITTTRDTINQSINVNLLVQIQQIINKTEATVDSTDLIDRTTLAFDELDKTVYPTWLVGIFVGASCAAFAYLNGGSWSITTVTFIAGMVAMFTRIYLSKHHFNPFITVIVTAFIASLIGATTYYFDIGNNADIAVASSVLLLVPSFPLINSFSDILKGYVNIGVGRAVFTYMLTLSACVGIVMALVLLRIQHWGF; this is translated from the coding sequence ATGACCTCTATCAGCTACGTAAAGCAGCAGCGCATTACTAGACTATGCGTGCGCTGCGGCTTACTCCTTATGCAGTATGGCGCTGAGTCTGCCGTAGTCGTGGACTTGTCTAAACGTTTAGGGCTTGCTTTGGGGATGAACAGCGTCGAATGTTCACTGAATTTTAACGCCATCACCCTGACGACCATCTGTGACGAGCGCTGTATCACCACCACCAGAGACACGATCAATCAGAGCATCAATGTCAATTTATTGGTACAAATCCAGCAAATTATCAATAAAACTGAAGCTACCGTCGATAGTACCGATTTGATTGACCGCACGACCCTTGCCTTTGATGAGTTAGATAAGACCGTATACCCAACGTGGCTGGTGGGCATATTTGTTGGTGCGTCTTGCGCAGCGTTTGCGTATTTGAATGGGGGCAGTTGGTCGATTACCACCGTGACATTTATTGCGGGTATGGTAGCGATGTTCACCCGTATTTATCTGTCCAAACACCACTTTAATCCTTTTATCACCGTCATTGTGACCGCTTTTATTGCTTCTTTAATTGGAGCGACGACCTATTATTTTGACATTGGTAATAATGCCGATATTGCGGTTGCCTCTAGCGTCTTGCTACTGGTGCCTAGCTTTCCTTTGATTAATTCGTTCTCAGATATCTTAAAAGGCTATGTCAATATTGGCGTTGGGCGTGCGGTGTTTACTTATATGCTTACCTTATCCGCGTGCGTTGGTATCGTGATGGCACTGGTTTTACTTCGCATACAGCATTGGGGGTTTTGA
- a CDS encoding MFS transporter yields the protein MNSVEKRAILGVGGIFALRMIGLFMIVPVFSVYGDNYAHATPFLIGLAVGIYGLGQAIFQIPMSLAADKFPRKPIIFLGLILFAIGGIIAANATDIYEVIIGRALAGSGAVSAVLMALLADVTREEMRTKAMATMGLTIATSIMLAFAFGPLLVGSLGISGLFWLTSGFAVLAMLLLLFVPTPLRVLKHNLDNKSIGQQLATVLKIGDLNRLHIGIFALHLTMTAIFVILPHQLNEVMGLSVRQQGLVYLPLLFIGFAVAIPFIIIAEKKHKMRQVFLGAIALMTAALAILAIGSQVGVGIILGLLLYFMGFNLLEATIPSWISKRAPVANKATAMGLNSSSQFFGAFVGGAMGGLLLNQPNLLAWGILAVIMGVALLIIIPIAQPPYLSSTTVTIPKNINIQDWSRQMLAVDGVDELVVMAKEQVAYLKLDKTQLTDDSRMQLSSLAQSPLDI from the coding sequence ATGAATAGCGTAGAAAAACGGGCAATCCTCGGGGTCGGTGGTATATTTGCTTTGCGGATGATTGGTCTGTTTATGATTGTGCCTGTGTTTTCTGTATATGGTGACAATTATGCGCACGCGACGCCGTTTTTGATTGGTTTGGCGGTCGGTATTTATGGACTGGGACAGGCGATATTTCAGATTCCCATGAGTTTGGCTGCGGATAAATTCCCGCGTAAGCCGATTATCTTTTTAGGGCTGATCTTATTTGCCATAGGCGGTATCATTGCGGCAAATGCGACTGATATTTACGAGGTTATCATTGGTCGGGCGCTGGCAGGTAGTGGCGCGGTATCTGCAGTATTGATGGCATTATTGGCTGATGTGACGCGCGAAGAAATGCGTACCAAAGCGATGGCGACGATGGGCTTGACTATCGCGACTTCTATTATGCTTGCTTTTGCCTTTGGTCCGTTATTGGTTGGCTCGCTAGGTATCTCTGGTTTATTTTGGTTGACCTCAGGCTTTGCCGTATTGGCGATGCTGTTATTGTTGTTTGTGCCGACACCGCTACGAGTGCTTAAACACAATTTAGACAATAAATCGATTGGTCAACAATTAGCGACCGTCCTCAAAATCGGCGATTTAAACCGCCTACATATCGGTATTTTTGCTCTGCATCTGACCATGACGGCGATATTTGTGATATTGCCGCATCAGCTTAATGAAGTGATGGGGTTGTCGGTACGTCAGCAAGGCTTGGTTTATTTGCCTTTATTATTTATCGGTTTTGCCGTCGCCATTCCTTTTATTATCATCGCTGAAAAGAAACACAAAATGCGTCAAGTATTCTTAGGCGCGATTGCGCTGATGACGGCTGCTTTAGCGATATTAGCCATTGGTAGTCAGGTTGGTGTTGGTATTATATTAGGTTTGCTTCTGTACTTTATGGGCTTTAACTTGCTTGAGGCAACGATTCCTTCGTGGATATCTAAGCGCGCCCCAGTCGCCAATAAAGCGACAGCGATGGGGCTAAATTCATCTAGCCAGTTCTTTGGGGCGTTTGTCGGTGGAGCAATGGGCGGGTTGTTATTGAATCAACCTAACCTATTGGCGTGGGGAATTTTAGCCGTCATTATGGGCGTGGCACTACTCATTATCATTCCGATTGCTCAGCCACCGTATTTATCAAGTACGACCGTCACTATTCCTAAAAATATCAATATCCAAGACTGGTCACGGCAAATGCTGGCGGTAGATGGCGTGGATGAGCTGGTCGTGATGGCAAAAGAGCAAGTGGCCTATCTCAAGCTAGACAAGACACAATTGACAGATGACTCGCGCATGCAGTTATCGAGTTTGGCGCAAAGTCCGCTAGATATTTAA
- a CDS encoding threonine/serine exporter family protein — protein MWFIETVVLSCIITLGWTLMFSVPKRYILPCLLMTAFGFGLKTALVYQHVHLVVASFFGAMLASFLGVYFSKKYTLPPKALISPSVICMMPGIAAYKAMVSMVQIGYFGFSDELFSQMMVYLFEALFVTSGLVLGLSIPGLLFYRRRAIV, from the coding sequence ATGTGGTTCATTGAGACTGTTGTGCTGTCATGTATTATTACCCTTGGTTGGACGCTGATGTTTAGCGTACCCAAACGCTATATTTTGCCTTGTTTGCTGATGACTGCTTTTGGCTTTGGATTAAAGACTGCTCTCGTTTATCAGCATGTGCATCTCGTGGTTGCCAGCTTTTTCGGGGCGATGCTTGCCAGCTTTTTGGGCGTGTATTTTTCTAAGAAATATACCTTACCACCCAAAGCACTTATCTCGCCTAGTGTCATTTGTATGATGCCCGGTATCGCCGCTTATAAGGCGATGGTCAGTATGGTGCAGATTGGTTATTTTGGTTTTTCAGACGAGTTATTTAGCCAAATGATGGTGTATTTGTTTGAAGCATTATTTGTCACCTCAGGATTGGTGCTTGGCTTATCCATTCCGGGACTGTTATTTTATAGACGACGTGCCATTGTTTAA